The Brassica oleracea var. oleracea cultivar TO1000 chromosome C6, BOL, whole genome shotgun sequence genome includes a region encoding these proteins:
- the LOC106296475 gene encoding probable E3 ubiquitin-protein ligase HIP1 isoform X1 gives MQSSQNMCFRAYAASEMGQRNRSVDLEMEQQQHHQSQASLQPGPCLLVGSFPQPAMVANVPNSLQDNSAMFYGLPQYHHHHHHQPPPTNYYAPYVAFQAPPSQLPSSSSHGVSSDHFMDHTPGAYKRKNAEGPQYLSTLAAPFNNAPETVAPFGGARSRPGAVTMNPVLPPPPPPPPPPHAPNGFVQGNYAGHHPYPPPGSIWYDQHLGRPDGSPSFWPHTPYMQGSNIVAGSLESSRRNPAPFMFPSPLNPRDHYYSHQHHPAPPPVQGVRGQSATLYPPMASSASYRVPFGNFAPQNTINNGPEMGPVQPTGFRIYQHPPPLAALRQHRGGVPRLRVMPDDEAAILEFGDFLGGSGNNHIDHHRDMRLDIEEMSYEELLALSERIGTVNTGLPEEDVKNHLKTRTCSVINLAEESSSSPQTKDRETEPCTICQESFKNEEKIATLDCGHEYHAECLEKWLIVKNVCPICKSEALVMEKRKV, from the exons ATGCAATCTTCCCAGAACATGTGCTTT AGGGCTTATGCAGCAAGCGAAATGGGACAAAGAAATAGATCAGTCGATTTAGAAATGGAGCAGCAGCAGCACCACCAATCTCAAGCCTCTCTCCAGCCAGGACCTTGCCTCCTTGTAGGCAGCTTTCCACAACCTGCCATGGTTGCAAACGTTCCTAATTCTCTTCAAGACAACTCGGCAATGTTCTATGGTCTTCCTCAGTACCATCATCATCATCATCATCAGCCTCCTCCCACCAACTACTATGCTCCCTATGTGGCATTTCAGGCTCCCCCAAGTCAGTTACCATCTTCTAGCAGTCACGGAGTAAGTTCTGATCATTTTATGGATCACACCCCAGGGGCATATAAAAGAAAGAACGCTGAAGGTCCTCAGTACTTAAGTACTTTAGCAGCACCATTCAATAATGCACCTGAGACAGTAGCTCCATTTGGAGGCGCAAGGAGCAGGCCAGGAGCTGTTACAATGAACCCTGTTCTTCCTCCTCCTCCTCCTCCTCCTCCTCCTCCTCATGCTCCAAACGGCTTCGTTCAAGGGAACTATGCTGGTCATCATCCTTACCCACCTCCTGGCTCAATATGGTATGATCAACACCTTGGCAGACCTGATGGTTCACCTTCGTTTTGGCCCCATACACCTTACATGCAAG GTAGTAACATTGTCGCTGGTTCCTTAGAGTCTAGTAGAAGAAACCCTGCACCATTCATGTTTCCTTCTCCATTAAACCCAAGGGACCATTACTATAGTCATCAACATCACCCGGCACCTCCTCCTGTACAAGGAGTGAGAGGTCAGAGCGCCACATTATACCCTCCCATGGCTTCTTCAGCCTCGTACAGAGTCCCTTTTGGGAACTTTGCTCCTCAGAACACAATCAATAACGGTCCAGAGATGGGTCCAGTTCAACCAACAGGGTTTCGGATATACCAGCATCCTCCACCTTTAGCAGCTCTTAGACAACACCGTGGAGGAGTTCCTCGGCTTAGAGTGATGCCTGATGAT GAAGCTGCTATATTGGAGTTTGGAGACTTCCTTGGCGGTTCTGGAAATAACCACATTGATCATCATCGAGATATGCGTTTAGACATAGAGGAAATGTCTTATGAG GAGCTTCTTGCCTTGAGTGAGCGGATTGGGACTGTGAACACTGGTTTGCCAGAGGAAGATGTTAAGAACCATCTAAAAACAAGAACATGTTCTGTAATCAACCTTGCAGAAGAGTCATCCTCGTCTCCACAAACAAAAGATAGAGAAACTGAGCCTTGCACCATATGTCAG GAAAGCTTCAAGAACGAAGAAAAGATTGCTACTTTGGATTGTGGGCACGAGTATCATGCGGAATGCTTGGAGAAATGGCTGATTGTGAAGAACGTTTGCCCAATCTGTAAATCAGAAGCATTGGTCATGGAGAAGAGAAAAGTATAA
- the LOC106296475 gene encoding probable E3 ubiquitin-protein ligase HIP1 isoform X2, producing the protein MGQRNRSVDLEMEQQQHHQSQASLQPGPCLLVGSFPQPAMVANVPNSLQDNSAMFYGLPQYHHHHHHQPPPTNYYAPYVAFQAPPSQLPSSSSHGVSSDHFMDHTPGAYKRKNAEGPQYLSTLAAPFNNAPETVAPFGGARSRPGAVTMNPVLPPPPPPPPPPHAPNGFVQGNYAGHHPYPPPGSIWYDQHLGRPDGSPSFWPHTPYMQGSNIVAGSLESSRRNPAPFMFPSPLNPRDHYYSHQHHPAPPPVQGVRGQSATLYPPMASSASYRVPFGNFAPQNTINNGPEMGPVQPTGFRIYQHPPPLAALRQHRGGVPRLRVMPDDEAAILEFGDFLGGSGNNHIDHHRDMRLDIEEMSYEELLALSERIGTVNTGLPEEDVKNHLKTRTCSVINLAEESSSSPQTKDRETEPCTICQESFKNEEKIATLDCGHEYHAECLEKWLIVKNVCPICKSEALVMEKRKV; encoded by the exons ATGGGACAAAGAAATAGATCAGTCGATTTAGAAATGGAGCAGCAGCAGCACCACCAATCTCAAGCCTCTCTCCAGCCAGGACCTTGCCTCCTTGTAGGCAGCTTTCCACAACCTGCCATGGTTGCAAACGTTCCTAATTCTCTTCAAGACAACTCGGCAATGTTCTATGGTCTTCCTCAGTACCATCATCATCATCATCATCAGCCTCCTCCCACCAACTACTATGCTCCCTATGTGGCATTTCAGGCTCCCCCAAGTCAGTTACCATCTTCTAGCAGTCACGGAGTAAGTTCTGATCATTTTATGGATCACACCCCAGGGGCATATAAAAGAAAGAACGCTGAAGGTCCTCAGTACTTAAGTACTTTAGCAGCACCATTCAATAATGCACCTGAGACAGTAGCTCCATTTGGAGGCGCAAGGAGCAGGCCAGGAGCTGTTACAATGAACCCTGTTCTTCCTCCTCCTCCTCCTCCTCCTCCTCCTCCTCATGCTCCAAACGGCTTCGTTCAAGGGAACTATGCTGGTCATCATCCTTACCCACCTCCTGGCTCAATATGGTATGATCAACACCTTGGCAGACCTGATGGTTCACCTTCGTTTTGGCCCCATACACCTTACATGCAAG GTAGTAACATTGTCGCTGGTTCCTTAGAGTCTAGTAGAAGAAACCCTGCACCATTCATGTTTCCTTCTCCATTAAACCCAAGGGACCATTACTATAGTCATCAACATCACCCGGCACCTCCTCCTGTACAAGGAGTGAGAGGTCAGAGCGCCACATTATACCCTCCCATGGCTTCTTCAGCCTCGTACAGAGTCCCTTTTGGGAACTTTGCTCCTCAGAACACAATCAATAACGGTCCAGAGATGGGTCCAGTTCAACCAACAGGGTTTCGGATATACCAGCATCCTCCACCTTTAGCAGCTCTTAGACAACACCGTGGAGGAGTTCCTCGGCTTAGAGTGATGCCTGATGAT GAAGCTGCTATATTGGAGTTTGGAGACTTCCTTGGCGGTTCTGGAAATAACCACATTGATCATCATCGAGATATGCGTTTAGACATAGAGGAAATGTCTTATGAG GAGCTTCTTGCCTTGAGTGAGCGGATTGGGACTGTGAACACTGGTTTGCCAGAGGAAGATGTTAAGAACCATCTAAAAACAAGAACATGTTCTGTAATCAACCTTGCAGAAGAGTCATCCTCGTCTCCACAAACAAAAGATAGAGAAACTGAGCCTTGCACCATATGTCAG GAAAGCTTCAAGAACGAAGAAAAGATTGCTACTTTGGATTGTGGGCACGAGTATCATGCGGAATGCTTGGAGAAATGGCTGATTGTGAAGAACGTTTGCCCAATCTGTAAATCAGAAGCATTGGTCATGGAGAAGAGAAAAGTATAA
- the LOC106300967 gene encoding uncharacterized protein LOC106300967: MVVQGEAGAVIRGKKAQVLLVSDLCCHHTPQEREIEIENMGRKEEDDNNGGGEMASSFLDGTGLVCVTGGTGFVASWLIMRLLQRGYSVHATVWTNPGSSLCLAGSCLDMKNSNGLADLNEPLKWQDSEPVSLCPGICILITEKQCRCSRTVVGEKHKSK, encoded by the exons ATGGTTGTCCAAGGTGAAGCAGGAGCTGTCATCCGAGGCAAAAAG GCTCAGGTTCTATTAGTCTCTGATTTATGCTGTCACCACACACCACAAGAGAGAGAGATAGAGATAGAGAACATGGGAAGAAAAGAAGAAGATGACAACAACGGAGGAGGTGAGATGGCGTCATCTTTCTTGGACGGTACGGGGTTGGTCTGTGTAACGGGAGGGACTGGTTTCGTTGCTTCTTGGCTCATCATGCGTCTCTTACAACGTGGCTACTCCGTTCATGCCACTGTTTGGACCAACCCAGGTTCGAGTCTCTGTCTTGCAG GGTCTTGCTTGGATATGAAGAACTCAAACGGCTTAGCTGACTTGAATGAGCCACTCAAATGGCAAGATTCAGAACCCGTGTCTCTCTGTCCAGGGATATGCATTCTCATTACGGAGAAACAATGCAGATGTTCAAGGACAGTGGTTGGAGAAAAACACAAGTCAAAATGA